From the Macrobrachium nipponense isolate FS-2020 chromosome 17, ASM1510439v2, whole genome shotgun sequence genome, the window CCTTTGAGATTTCCAACCACAACAATGAAGCATTCCTTCTCTTAATTACAAGATTCCACAACCTGACATTCAAgcctaaatgaaaaataataataaaaaaaaaaactttaccttgAAGCCTAAATTATAATCTTCACACAACTTTCACTGTATGACAAGGAACATCATAGTACAGTACCATCTATCCTGAAAAATACTGAGTACACAAAAAACCTCAACTCATATGAGAAAAGAGCAAATAAATATCTCTGCTTTGTAAACAATGGCCTACTTTAAGCACAATtctcaaaagaaaattattcctCATACAAAATTGTGTAAATACTATACTAATATAGAGCACACCAACAATATAAACTTTATCACAGATAAACCAACTGTGTGAGGAACACGAAAATCCAATGTTTGTCATTGTTATTTCAGGCCACTACAGCTTTAACAAACCCTCTTCAGGATATGTAAGACTGGTATGTCATTGCATTATTTGCTGGCTCTTTTTTTACCAGCCTTTCTGTGGCTGGGaaaataaatgacagcacaatGCAATTCTGTGATTAATGTATGCAATTCTGTAATAAATGACAAGATTTAAGACATTCTTCAATGTAACTTCTTAACATCTAAAGCATCTGCTATATCCCTTGTATAATGCATCTTTtcaatattactgtatttaacCTTTTGACATATAAACAGATAGCACCTTATTATTTAAGAAAGGCAATTTCTAAAATTGAAGAGCAAAGGGAATATGGTGCAAATACTTTGACATGTATCCATAATGAATCAGAAGAGACATTAACACTGAATACACAAACTTGCAAATGTAGTGTCATTCGCAGCACTGCGTTTTCCTACCAGTTATATTATTCGAGCCATTCAAAGCACCTGTTGCACTCTTAATGCTGCTGAAAAGACTTTAATTTCCTGAATATCACTGCTGCCATGGACAACTTGAGACTGGCGCCCTTAAATTCTCACTGCTTCTAATGTCCCTCAAGCCTTCACACATCTTGGTCACAAGAATTTCAGCAAAGAAGTACAATAATAACATCAACTGGGTCGTCATGATGAATGACTAAAAATCTAATGAATTTGGAACATTGTTGGCAATATgacaatgttttttcaaaattttaaatcCAGCATTATCCTGATAACTTTAGTTCCAGTTTACTCTTAACCAGTTAAGGCAAACTTATCATGCAACAGTACCCAACTTAAGAATCCAGTTAAACTTACTGATAACACTGTATTGTATTCGCTGAAACATTTAAGAATTCACATGTACAAAACTTTAACTGAATTCCTTGACCTTCAGAACAGAGAAGACTTCTAGAAAGCACAGGAAGCCTGCAGAAAAGAATGCGAATCCCAATCATGACGTGATAATCACAAGCTGGAAGGGTCACTTACATTATAATGCCACTTGGAGGTGATGTTATTCATCACCAGGTCAACAATGGCTACGAATGCCTTTACTCAAATGTAAAGAtagttctgtatatatatatatatatcagtgcatatacatatactgtacacatgcttatctattaattttatatacaagaAGCTGGATATTCCTACTGCAGCTATTTACACTAAGGATCAGTGATGGTCAACAAATTGTGATAGTCGAGGATGTAAGACTGTTTTATATGAAAGGCCATGTCTTCGAAGAGCTGCAGCAGCTAGGCACTGTAGAGAGGTGTGTTGTAAAGGGTTAATTAACTGATGGATCCGTTGCCCACGTGAAGCTCGCAGCGAACCAAAACTCTGACCCGATCTATTGAGAGTATCTAAATGAGCACCAGCAAGGAGAAGAGCATTCAATATTTCTCTACGACACTGTTTGTTACTTGCCAGGGTATGGAGGGGCGTGTTACCCTGATGATCTATTGCGCATGGATCTGCACCAACCTCAAGTAAGAGATTTACCACTTCCATACTCGGGAAAGTACAGATAGGAAATCTACCAACTGTTGCTGAAGAATCCCTTGAACATGCTAAATGTAAAGGTGTTACGCCTCCCGAACCTCTAGGATTCAGTCGCACTAGTTCATATACAGCTTTTCTCATTGTATATCGCTGAAGAGAAGATAAACCAGGACCTAGCTTTGTTAGCAAACATACTAAATGCATTGTTATAACTAAAGTACGATGGAAGTAAGTGGTATCTCTTTCCCCTCCACTGGCTAATATACTACCACATCCGTTGACTTTGTTCAGTTGGGACATTCCTATTTCAACTTCTCtcatacatttttcaaaaacacgCATCATATCACAGAAATTTACCACTGGTACCCTCCTGCCACGATTTTTGGCTTCACtcatcataaatgaaaataattcggCAAATGACACAAAGGAACTCTGTGTCATCGGGCTTAATGGTTCAAGAATTTTCTGCTGCATATCTAAAGCATACATCCAAAGTGTTATGCATCTATCAAAATTACCAGTATCTGCATAAACAGCACctctatatctaatatagtaaCTCGTATCTGGGTGTGCAGGTCCTAGTATTCTTTCTCTTACAAGAAGCGCTTGCATTCTCATTTCATCAGGGTCAGAAATAATTTCTTCTAACTGATGTAGTGTCGTAACTTCTACAGAATTCTCATATGCAGCAATTGGCGACTGTTGTACTGGCTTGGGGTAAACCATTACACCATTTTCATACCTGAAAAAATTAAtcgttttaaaaataattcacttttcttgttttcaaacaataaatattacaaaaatagttCACAAATATTTGCATCAAAATCTGCAACTAATATCCTATGCACTGTCACACAGTTTTAATCATCCTTACCATTTCACCTTTTCAATGTCATCAAAATTACAGAGTCCTACAAGCACAATCTACAGTACAGAAGGTTAGCCTCCAATTTTGTTCTCATCTGTCAATACCAACATTGCCTATATGTGATGTGTCAGTGGTTAAACATTGATAGTGAGACTGACTGATTCATTCGTAAAGAAAAGGTACTTGCTTGCCGATGTTTATGTCTATGTTTACTCTCGGAAATAAACAGAGGACAAACACATTGGTAATACATGTTTGTACTATACGGTTGTACTATACACATCAAAAGGCTCCATGCTCTATGCACCATTCAGActacttcctcttactttcaaCTAGTTAAAAGCAATGCTAGTAAAAGATGAACAAATTTACAAAATGGTATGGAAAAATATGATAGCCATGtaattatttcataaaacaataatccCAATAAGTATAGAGTTGAAGCTTGGAACAAGGGTTTCAATGTTTTTGACTAAAGAATATTCAGGTTATGACAGTGTATGTTGTGGAAATTGCACTACGAAGCAGAAGTTGCCAAGAAATGTGGAATACTAGTTGTTCAGAAAAGCAACAGAAATGGAAGTAGCAGAATGAATGCCTGTGGGAAGGCCCAAGAAATCAAAGAATAAGTGCATTAAGACCTGGATTTGATTAGTTAGAAAATTTACAGGACAGAGTGGAGAGAACACATTCCACACCTAGCCCCATAATGAGAAATctgatatgaaaatgttattgaaaataatgttatAACAATGTTAGTAGTAAGAACATATAGTACAGTGGGAAGGGAATAATGACGGGATagattttttcaatttaattacATTACCTGATTAATTTCTCTTTATACATTATTCAGTCATATGGTTTGTTGAATCAGTTTGTCAGGATAGTAAATTAGCTAATTTTTTTATTGCCAATTCCCAACTAAAAGGGATGTTACAATCATTTAAAGAACTATGAAACAGAGTAAGGGGATAATTTGGACTAAAAACAATGAACTTGTAACCAAGTTTGCCACTGTCTGACCAGAGATGCTCACGTGATGACCAGTGATTGTCTGACCTGCTTTATTACGTATGAGAAATCAAAATACAGTTCTCTATGCCCAGCTCAAAGTCAGTGAGATAAAGAAAGTCATTGAGATAAAGCAAAAGCAAactcaagaataaaaataatgttgaatacaCAGCACCAAACACAACTGAGATTAAGCAGCTCCACTCCTAAAAGATAAGTACTGTACTGGGAAACAAAGCTGGATAcataaaaataatgcaataaaataatttataaaaaaaagtaagaaagaacTAAAAAACGAAGGAGGGGAAATGAATTTTTTTGCAAGTCATCAGCAAAAGTGAAGGTAAACACCTTATAAAAAGCAAGTAAACAAAGCACATTACAAGTGAGGACATGCAAGTAAAAGATGACCTGACCAATACAGAAAGGAATGTTTTGTCATTTGTATAACAACAAACTTAAGCCTATTGTGCCATTCACCAGAGCTACTATACATGCAGGAGTGCTGACCGACTTAAAATCTGAAACATCAAAACATTGAGGTAAAAGTgtaagaaaattataattatggaCTTACCTTTCACTCATGGCCATTTTCCAAAATCTAAGAGCACCAAGCATATCCCGCTTCTTGTCGACAAAAGTAGCTCCAAGAAGTTCTAATGCAtctattttgtccttttttaatatGAGATCTGTTCTAGAAATGAGATATTCTACGATGTGCGTATGACCTGTTACACTGGCAGCTAATAAGGGTGTCATTCctgtaaaaatatcaaagtgcaaTAGTGAATCAAGTTAGCTATACATAATAAATACACTTTTGAATGTTATCCAAATCATGAGGTATAGCAATACAAAGATAACCATATTAAAACATCTGTGTTTATGGAAAAGATACTAATAACCTTAGCCCTTGCCAAAACAATAAGCACAGCAGCCCCAAAATACCCGGTGTCTAATGTGACAAGAATGAAACGGCTTCAAGAATGAAAATACAATACAGTAAAATCACAGCTGATACATATTTTAAAGATGAAATGTTCTTGCACACAAAACGTTACTTAACAAAACTAGTATAAATTATGTGATTTTccaataaaaagttttaataaagcctttttcAATAATACAGAATAACAGGAGGACTAATACCATTCATTActtctttaaaatcttgtttgAGGGGAGAGAACTCACCATACGAATCCACATCCATTTTGGCATTATGATCCAGTAATAACTTCATTATTTCTAGAGATCCTGATTCCGCACAATCGTGTAAAGCTGTATTTCCTTTGACACTCTTTCTGTTAACATTAGCATCAATGTCTATGAGATATTTGGCAATTTCAAAGTGACCCTTGTAACAAGCAATCATCAAGCATGTGTGTCCATGGCGATTTGCAACttcaatatctgaaaataaaaaataaacttagtCAGGAATTCAATGCATTTAGTATACGTTTTTTACATGGGGCCTCAAACAATCATGTATTTTATATGTGCTGAacacttttaaatatttacagtaTAGTTGACAAGTATCTAAGGAAAGGAAAAGTATGGCTCCAGTACTAAATAGCTtgttaaacaaaaatcttttgatCAAGATCCCAAGGATTCTTATATGGACACCTAAAAAAGTCATTCAAATGTGATAACATCAGACTACTGCTGTAATAATTTTCCAATGCAGACATGCTTACAAATTTTCAATAGAACTTTCTGTGATGAAACACCCAATTATGGTAACAACAGTTATGCTGGGTTAGCCCTCAAACTTTTAAAAGATCTATTTTACAAGTTTACAGTTTCATAACTGCAAAAATTTACAGGTAATTATGACGAGAGCTTGGGTATGCAACCCACTACTGTTTCCAGAAGTACTCAGAAATTCTAGACTTGAGAACACCCTCTAAGAAAATGGCACATTTGCAGGTATTCAAGTACAGTACCTAAAATAAAATCcattaaaaaatatctttaatctttataataaacataaaaaaattacaaaaagtgcAAAAATAGATTAAAGTACCCACCTTATATGAATTTTAAGTCtatttacttaaaagtaaaaattccCATCCAACTGTATCTAACAACCAATCCAaaaaatctaaagaatggagcccaaaatcttaaaaacaactgcaagttaatttccttcaaaataaaaaaaaaattcttacaagaTTGTAAGATGTAATCTCAATCCTGCAAAACTCAAAATCCTCTAATGATATAAACACAAATCTCACCTGACTTATGAAAGTCAATGAAACTGACCAAATTTTGCCTGACTCACTTAAAATCATATTGTGACAAATGAACTTACCTGACTTGTGCTCTACAAGATATTTAACAATGTCGAAGTGTCCATCAAAGCAAGCCGCTCTGAGGGGGGTGGAGTTGGTCTTCGTTGTGGCATTAACGTTGGCGCCTTTCGAAAGAAGATAGGCAACAATGTCTAGGTGGCCAGCTGCTGCAGCGCACCACAGAGGAGGAGCCCCATCTATGGTCTCGCCATCAAAAACAACTGCAAAGGCAAACAAAGATGGTTAAAAAGATAATTTCTCCTAATTTTTGGTGGAAAGGTGGCATATTCTCTCTATGGAAAAGGAATTCAATCATGTTTCTTCTTACATGCAATTAAGATAACTGAGCTCTAAAACAGCAATACTGAAAAACTTTTTTATGgggtgttgtggagagagagaaaacaaggacTGGTTTCTTTTCTAACCTGATCAATACACATACTTTGTTGGTTTCAATGTTAATTGGTGTATAATCCTCTTTTATTTTGTTACAAAGTCAGAATCCTATGGTAACAATACATTACCAATACAATA encodes:
- the LOC135196448 gene encoding protein fem-1 homolog C-like isoform X2, translating into MLLDLRSRSEVARVVSARTNGATPLVMAAKHGHKNCVEYLVGRCDADIEQVGSVVFDGETIDGAPPLWCAAAAGHLDIVAYLLSKGANVNATTKTNSTPLRAACFDGHFDIVKYLVEHKSDIEVANRHGHTCLMIACYKGHFEIAKYLIDIDANVNRKSVKGNTALHDCAESGSLEIMKLLLDHNAKMDVDSYGMTPLLAASVTGHTHIVEYLISRTDLILKKDKIDALELLGATFVDKKRDMLGALRFWKMAMSERYENGVMVYPKPVQQSPIAAYENSVEVTTLHQLEEIISDPDEMRMQALLVRERILGPAHPDTSYYIRYRGAVYADTGNFDRCITLWMYALDMQQKILEPLSPMTQSSFVSFAELFSFMMSEAKNRGRRVPVVNFCDMMRVFEKCMREVEIGMSQLNKVNGCGSILASGGERDTTYFHRTLVITMHLVCLLTKLGPGLSSLQRYTMRKAVYELVRLNPRGSGGVTPLHLACSRDSSATVGRFPICTFPSMEVVNLLLEVGADPCAIDHQGNTPLHTLASNKQCRREILNALLLAGAHLDTLNRSGQSFGSLRASRGQRIHQLINPLQHTSLQCLAAAALRRHGLSYKTVLHPRLSQFVDHH
- the LOC135196448 gene encoding protein fem-1 homolog C-like isoform X1, yielding MEFKSGVFNAARDGNLRRLKMLLDLRSRSEVARVVSARTNGATPLVMAAKHGHKNCVEYLVGRCDADIEQVGSVVFDGETIDGAPPLWCAAAAGHLDIVAYLLSKGANVNATTKTNSTPLRAACFDGHFDIVKYLVEHKSDIEVANRHGHTCLMIACYKGHFEIAKYLIDIDANVNRKSVKGNTALHDCAESGSLEIMKLLLDHNAKMDVDSYGMTPLLAASVTGHTHIVEYLISRTDLILKKDKIDALELLGATFVDKKRDMLGALRFWKMAMSERYENGVMVYPKPVQQSPIAAYENSVEVTTLHQLEEIISDPDEMRMQALLVRERILGPAHPDTSYYIRYRGAVYADTGNFDRCITLWMYALDMQQKILEPLSPMTQSSFVSFAELFSFMMSEAKNRGRRVPVVNFCDMMRVFEKCMREVEIGMSQLNKVNGCGSILASGGERDTTYFHRTLVITMHLVCLLTKLGPGLSSLQRYTMRKAVYELVRLNPRGSGGVTPLHLACSRDSSATVGRFPICTFPSMEVVNLLLEVGADPCAIDHQGNTPLHTLASNKQCRREILNALLLAGAHLDTLNRSGQSFGSLRASRGQRIHQLINPLQHTSLQCLAAAALRRHGLSYKTVLHPRLSQFVDHH